A stretch of Vigna angularis cultivar LongXiaoDou No.4 chromosome 4, ASM1680809v1, whole genome shotgun sequence DNA encodes these proteins:
- the LOC108331941 gene encoding probable serine/threonine-protein kinase WNK3 isoform X1, giving the protein MLPDSSEQDLDDPDMEFVEVDPSGRYGRYKEVLGKGAFKKVYRAFDELEGIEVAWNQIKLADVLRNSEDFERLYSEVHLLKTLKHKNIIKFYNSWIDSKSENINFITEIFTSGTLRQYRKKHKHVDLRAVKKWSKQILEGLHYLHSNNPPIIHRDLKCDNIFVNGNQGEVKIGDLGLAAILQQANSAHSVIGTPEFMAPELYEEEYNELVDIYAFGMCLLELVTVEYPYVECANAAQIYKKVTSGIKPASLAKVTDPEVKAFIEKCIAHVSERLSAKDLLMDPFLQSDYDNESVGRSSKAQTHHLANISHNQAIVVDTSAEASREFTVEGQRRDNNTIFLKLRIADSSGHIRNIHFPFDIEADTSTSVASEMVEELELTDQDVTTIARMIDSEIRFHIPSWNVSELPVDSYSQDSGYTSESRPEASPMKHDSITSPGSLALEILPSGRKFWSDSPKGVGGNSPYRAGSSNFCSAADANAADGSLAANGDISADDRVGDCSDEKECDEIVDSPSSEKSIKSGATSEKSAVNVISGTVKDSEAEYINLIATKLENLLVKQREELDELKRKHKLAVSDLLKELSPEISQKVLNICNLQMPGGEVKGEAPASFI; this is encoded by the exons ATGCTGCCGGATTCCTCCGAGCAGGACCTCGACGATCCTGACATGGAATTCGTCGAGGTGGATCCCTCTGGTCGTTATGGTCGG TACAAGGAAGTTTTAGGGAAAGGGGCTTTCAAGAAAGT ATATCGAGCGTTTGATGAATTGGAAGGTATTGAAGTGGCTTGGAATCAGATTAAGCTGGCGGATGTGTTACGTAACTCTGAAGATTTCGAGCGACTTTATTCGGAGGTTCATTTACTCAAGACTTTGAAGCATAagaatataattaagttttataacTCATGGATTGACTCTAAGAGCGAGAACATCAACTTCATTACTGAAATTTTCACCTCAGGAACGTTGCGCCA ATACCGGAAGAAACATAAGCATGTTGATTTGAGAGCTGTGAAGAAATGGTCTAAGCAGATTCTGGAAGGCCTTCACTATCTTCACAGTAATAATCCTCCGATCATTCATCGTGACCTGAAGTGTGATAACATTTTTGTCAATGGGAATCAAGGGGAGGTAAAAATTGGTGATTTAGGATTGGCGGCTATCCTCCAGCAGGCCAATTCAGCTCACAGTGTCATAG GAACTCCGGAGTTCATGGCCCCAGAACTTTACGAAGAGGAATACAACGAGCTTGTTGACATCTATGCTTTTGGTATGTGCTTGCTAGAGTTGGTAACAGTTGAGTACCCGTATGTTGAATGTGCCAATGCCGCTCAAATATACAAGAAAGTGACATCT GGAATAAAGCCAGCATCATTGGCAAAAGTGACAGATCCTGAAGTTAAAGCATTTATTGAAAAGTGTATTGCTCATGTATCTGAACGGTTGTCTGCGAAGGACCTCTTGATGGATCCCTTCCTTCAGTCAGATTATGATAATGAAAGTGTAGGCCGATCTTCAAAAGCTCAAACCCATCATTTAG CAAATATTTCTCATAATCAAGCTATTGTTGTGGATACTTCTGCTGAGGCAAGTAGGGAATTCACGGTGGAAGGTCAGAGGAGagataataatacaatatttttaaaattgagaattGCAGATTCCTCAG GTCATATTCGCAATATCCACTTTCCTTTTGATATCGAAGCAGACACTTCAACCTCTGTTGCCAGTGAAATGGTTGAGGAGTTGGAACTAACTGATCAAGATGTTACAACTATTGCTAGGATGATTGACTCTGAAATTCGGTTTCACATTCCTAGTTGGAACGTCAGTGAACTTCCTGTTGACAGTTATAGTCAAGATTCAGGCTATACCTCTGAAAGTAGGCCAGAGGCCTCTCCTATGAAACACGATTCCATTACTTCTCCTGGCAGTCTTGCATTAGAAATATTACCTTCAGGTCGAAAGTTCTGGTCTGACTCGCCAAAGGGAGTTGGTGGAAACTCTCCATATCGTGCTGGTTCTTCAAACTTTTGTTCTGCTGCAGATGCAAACGCTGCGGATGGTAGTCTGGCCGCGAATGGTGATATTTCAGCAGATGATCGTGTTGGTGATTGTAGTGATGAGAAGGAGTGTGATGAGATTGTTGATTCCCCTTCCAgtgaaaaaagtattaaatcAGGTGCAACCAGTGAAAAATCTGCTGTGAATGTAATATCTGGAACCGTGAAAGATTCAGAAGCAGAATACATCAATCTCATAGCAACAAAACTGGAGAATTTGTTGGTTAAACAAAGAGAGGAGTTAGATGAATTAAAGAGGAAGCACAAATTAGCTGTCTCAGATCTTTTGAAGGAACTTTCTCCAGAAATTAGCCAGAAGGTTCTAAATATATGCAACCTACAGATGCCTGGCGGTGAAGTGAAGGGAGAGGCTCCCGCTTCATTCATCTAA
- the LOC108331941 gene encoding probable serine/threonine-protein kinase WNK3 isoform X2, with translation MLPDSSEQDLDDPDMEFVEVDPSGRYGRYKEVLGKGAFKKVYRAFDELEGIEVAWNQIKLADVLRNSEDFERLYSEVHLLKTLKHKNIIKFYNSWIDSKSENINFITEIFTSGTLRQYRKKHKHVDLRAVKKWSKQILEGLHYLHSNNPPIIHRDLKCDNIFVNGNQGEVKIGDLGLAAILQQANSAHSVIGTPEFMAPELYEEEYNELVDIYAFGMCLLELVTVEYPYVECANAAQIYKKVTSGIKPASLAKVTDPEVKAFIEKCIAHVSERLSAKDLLMDPFLQSDYDNESVGRSSKAQTHHLAIVVDTSAEASREFTVEGQRRDNNTIFLKLRIADSSGHIRNIHFPFDIEADTSTSVASEMVEELELTDQDVTTIARMIDSEIRFHIPSWNVSELPVDSYSQDSGYTSESRPEASPMKHDSITSPGSLALEILPSGRKFWSDSPKGVGGNSPYRAGSSNFCSAADANAADGSLAANGDISADDRVGDCSDEKECDEIVDSPSSEKSIKSGATSEKSAVNVISGTVKDSEAEYINLIATKLENLLVKQREELDELKRKHKLAVSDLLKELSPEISQKVLNICNLQMPGGEVKGEAPASFI, from the exons ATGCTGCCGGATTCCTCCGAGCAGGACCTCGACGATCCTGACATGGAATTCGTCGAGGTGGATCCCTCTGGTCGTTATGGTCGG TACAAGGAAGTTTTAGGGAAAGGGGCTTTCAAGAAAGT ATATCGAGCGTTTGATGAATTGGAAGGTATTGAAGTGGCTTGGAATCAGATTAAGCTGGCGGATGTGTTACGTAACTCTGAAGATTTCGAGCGACTTTATTCGGAGGTTCATTTACTCAAGACTTTGAAGCATAagaatataattaagttttataacTCATGGATTGACTCTAAGAGCGAGAACATCAACTTCATTACTGAAATTTTCACCTCAGGAACGTTGCGCCA ATACCGGAAGAAACATAAGCATGTTGATTTGAGAGCTGTGAAGAAATGGTCTAAGCAGATTCTGGAAGGCCTTCACTATCTTCACAGTAATAATCCTCCGATCATTCATCGTGACCTGAAGTGTGATAACATTTTTGTCAATGGGAATCAAGGGGAGGTAAAAATTGGTGATTTAGGATTGGCGGCTATCCTCCAGCAGGCCAATTCAGCTCACAGTGTCATAG GAACTCCGGAGTTCATGGCCCCAGAACTTTACGAAGAGGAATACAACGAGCTTGTTGACATCTATGCTTTTGGTATGTGCTTGCTAGAGTTGGTAACAGTTGAGTACCCGTATGTTGAATGTGCCAATGCCGCTCAAATATACAAGAAAGTGACATCT GGAATAAAGCCAGCATCATTGGCAAAAGTGACAGATCCTGAAGTTAAAGCATTTATTGAAAAGTGTATTGCTCATGTATCTGAACGGTTGTCTGCGAAGGACCTCTTGATGGATCCCTTCCTTCAGTCAGATTATGATAATGAAAGTGTAGGCCGATCTTCAAAAGCTCAAACCCATCATTTAG CTATTGTTGTGGATACTTCTGCTGAGGCAAGTAGGGAATTCACGGTGGAAGGTCAGAGGAGagataataatacaatatttttaaaattgagaattGCAGATTCCTCAG GTCATATTCGCAATATCCACTTTCCTTTTGATATCGAAGCAGACACTTCAACCTCTGTTGCCAGTGAAATGGTTGAGGAGTTGGAACTAACTGATCAAGATGTTACAACTATTGCTAGGATGATTGACTCTGAAATTCGGTTTCACATTCCTAGTTGGAACGTCAGTGAACTTCCTGTTGACAGTTATAGTCAAGATTCAGGCTATACCTCTGAAAGTAGGCCAGAGGCCTCTCCTATGAAACACGATTCCATTACTTCTCCTGGCAGTCTTGCATTAGAAATATTACCTTCAGGTCGAAAGTTCTGGTCTGACTCGCCAAAGGGAGTTGGTGGAAACTCTCCATATCGTGCTGGTTCTTCAAACTTTTGTTCTGCTGCAGATGCAAACGCTGCGGATGGTAGTCTGGCCGCGAATGGTGATATTTCAGCAGATGATCGTGTTGGTGATTGTAGTGATGAGAAGGAGTGTGATGAGATTGTTGATTCCCCTTCCAgtgaaaaaagtattaaatcAGGTGCAACCAGTGAAAAATCTGCTGTGAATGTAATATCTGGAACCGTGAAAGATTCAGAAGCAGAATACATCAATCTCATAGCAACAAAACTGGAGAATTTGTTGGTTAAACAAAGAGAGGAGTTAGATGAATTAAAGAGGAAGCACAAATTAGCTGTCTCAGATCTTTTGAAGGAACTTTCTCCAGAAATTAGCCAGAAGGTTCTAAATATATGCAACCTACAGATGCCTGGCGGTGAAGTGAAGGGAGAGGCTCCCGCTTCATTCATCTAA